A genomic window from Treponema maltophilum ATCC 51939 includes:
- a CDS encoding alpha-ketoacid dehydrogenase subunit alpha/beta: MPKSLFVDPKKVRKAEMLKIKDIPVNQYQSDFEKELKTYGAEKLKRILYDMQTIRAFETMLNTFKTQGAWENIEYNHKGPAHLSMGQEAAAVGQCVNLGIDDFIFGSHRSHGEILAKCYSAVEKLSEKELEKIMKEFLGGDTLKMAEKISYKNVKDLAENFVLYGTLAEIFARNAGFNRGLGGSMHAYFLPFGSMPNNAIVGGSADIATGAALFKRINKKSGIVVSNVGDAALGCGPVWEAMMMAAMDQYKTLWPESAGGAPPILFNFFNNFYGMGGQTCGETMGYGYVARVGAGVNPQNMHAERVDGYNPLAVADAIARKKAILLKGDGPVLLDTITYRVSGHSPSDASSYRTKEEIDAWQKADAIEEYKAYLIKNKLITKADAEKQENSIREKLIQVVKLATDDKESPRASAAFIESVMFSNTKADKLADGKPDVLDVNPETNVRLKAISGKIRSAFDADGKPLSKNKMFQYRDGLFEAMFHRFVTDPTMAAWGEENRDWGGAFAVYRGLTEALPYPRLFNSPISEAAIVGAGVGYAMSGGRAVVELMYCDFMGRAGDEIFNQASKWQSMSAGLLKMPLTVRVSVGNKYGAQHSQDWSALVAAIPGLKAVFPATPYDAKGMLNYALRGTDPVIFFESQKLYDKGEEFEKEVPAGYYEIPEGEPAIRKTGTDITIATLGATLYTAMNAAKTLKEQYGMDAEIIDIRWINPLNYEKIVESVKKTGKLLLVSDAAERGSFMHTVASNMSALAFDYLDAPVAVLGSRNWITPAPECEHYYFPSVDWILDTIHERIIPLKGYTPTSVQTTMDILRKNRQGV, translated from the coding sequence ATGCCGAAATCATTATTCGTAGACCCGAAAAAGGTAAGAAAAGCGGAAATGTTGAAAATCAAAGACATTCCGGTAAATCAGTATCAAAGCGATTTTGAAAAAGAATTAAAAACCTACGGAGCCGAAAAACTCAAACGGATTTTGTACGATATGCAGACAATCCGTGCGTTCGAAACCATGCTCAACACGTTTAAAACGCAGGGCGCATGGGAAAACATCGAATACAACCACAAAGGCCCTGCCCACCTTTCGATGGGACAAGAAGCGGCCGCCGTCGGTCAGTGCGTCAATTTGGGAATCGACGACTTTATTTTCGGTTCGCACCGCAGCCACGGCGAAATTTTGGCAAAGTGCTATTCGGCCGTTGAAAAATTAAGCGAAAAAGAACTCGAGAAAATCATGAAAGAATTTTTAGGCGGCGACACGCTTAAAATGGCCGAAAAAATTTCGTATAAAAACGTAAAAGATTTGGCCGAAAACTTCGTTTTATACGGAACGCTTGCCGAAATTTTTGCACGCAACGCGGGCTTTAACCGCGGCTTGGGCGGCTCCATGCACGCCTATTTTTTGCCCTTCGGTTCAATGCCGAATAACGCAATCGTAGGCGGTTCGGCCGACATAGCGACGGGAGCCGCGCTTTTCAAACGCATCAATAAAAAAAGCGGCATTGTCGTTTCCAATGTGGGAGACGCGGCCTTGGGTTGCGGTCCGGTATGGGAAGCGATGATGATGGCCGCAATGGATCAATACAAAACGCTGTGGCCCGAATCGGCCGGAGGCGCGCCGCCTATTTTGTTTAACTTTTTCAATAACTTTTACGGTATGGGCGGACAAACCTGCGGCGAAACGATGGGCTACGGTTATGTCGCGCGGGTCGGCGCGGGCGTCAATCCGCAAAACATGCACGCCGAGCGCGTAGACGGCTACAATCCGCTCGCCGTTGCGGACGCAATCGCGCGCAAAAAAGCGATTTTGCTTAAAGGCGACGGTCCCGTACTCTTGGACACCATCACCTACCGCGTATCGGGACACTCGCCTTCGGACGCTTCAAGCTACCGCACAAAAGAAGAAATCGACGCGTGGCAAAAAGCGGACGCGATTGAAGAATACAAAGCCTACCTTATAAAGAACAAACTTATCACAAAGGCCGACGCCGAAAAGCAGGAAAATTCAATCCGCGAAAAACTGATTCAGGTTGTAAAGCTGGCGACGGACGACAAAGAAAGTCCGCGCGCGAGCGCCGCGTTTATAGAATCGGTGATGTTTTCGAACACAAAGGCCGACAAATTGGCCGACGGAAAACCCGACGTGCTCGACGTCAATCCCGAAACGAACGTGCGCTTAAAAGCGATTTCCGGAAAAATCAGAAGCGCATTCGACGCGGACGGTAAACCGCTTTCGAAAAACAAAATGTTCCAGTACCGCGACGGTTTGTTCGAAGCGATGTTCCACCGCTTTGTAACCGACCCGACGATGGCTGCATGGGGCGAAGAAAACCGCGATTGGGGCGGAGCTTTCGCCGTGTACCGCGGCTTAACCGAAGCGCTGCCCTACCCGCGTTTGTTCAACAGTCCCATTTCCGAAGCGGCGATTGTCGGCGCGGGAGTCGGCTACGCGATGAGCGGCGGACGCGCGGTTGTGGAATTGATGTACTGCGATTTTATGGGACGCGCGGGAGACGAAATATTCAACCAAGCTTCAAAATGGCAGTCGATGTCCGCAGGACTTTTGAAAATGCCGCTTACCGTACGCGTTTCGGTCGGCAACAAATACGGCGCCCAGCACAGTCAGGATTGGAGCGCTCTGGTCGCCGCAATTCCCGGCCTTAAAGCGGTGTTCCCCGCAACGCCCTACGACGCAAAAGGTATGCTGAACTACGCGCTGCGCGGCACGGATCCGGTTATCTTCTTCGAAAGCCAAAAGCTCTATGATAAAGGCGAAGAATTCGAAAAAGAAGTTCCGGCCGGTTACTACGAAATTCCGGAAGGAGAACCGGCAATCCGCAAAACCGGCACAGACATCACGATCGCAACGCTGGGCGCCACGCTGTACACCGCAATGAACGCCGCGAAAACGCTTAAAGAACAATACGGCATGGATGCCGAAATTATCGACATCCGTTGGATCAATCCGCTGAACTACGAAAAAATCGTCGAATCGGTAAAGAAAACCGGTAAGCTTTTGCTCGTAAGCGATGCGGCCGAACGCGGCTCTTTTATGCACACGGTTGCTTCGAATATGAGTGCGCTTGCCTTCGATTATTTGGACGCGCCGGTCGCCGTGCTGGGAAGCCGCAACTGGATAACGCCCGCTCCCGAATGTGAACACTATTATTTCCCGAGCGTCGATTGGATTTTGGATACGATTCACGAGCGCATTATTCCGTTAAAAGGATATACGCCCACATCGGTTCAAACGACAATGGATATTTTGCGCAAAAATCGTCAGGGAGTCTGA
- a CDS encoding type II toxin-antitoxin system HicB family antitoxin yields the protein MKVIYPAIFHAEDGGFWVEFPDLPGCFTQGDTESEAYANAVETMELFLQDDYTIDTLPTVSAANKIKTDKNSFVSLVCGEFKVNEKAVKKTLTIPFWLNIQAEKAGVNFSQTLQDALCKKLNVVV from the coding sequence ATGAAAGTTATATATCCTGCTATTTTTCACGCTGAAGACGGCGGTTTTTGGGTAGAGTTTCCCGATTTGCCCGGTTGTTTCACACAGGGCGATACGGAATCCGAGGCGTATGCAAACGCTGTTGAAACAATGGAGCTTTTTTTGCAAGATGATTATACGATCGATACCTTACCTACGGTGTCGGCGGCAAACAAAATTAAAACCGATAAAAACAGTTTCGTATCTCTTGTTTGTGGCGAATTTAAAGTAAATGAGAAGGCAGTAAAAAAAACCTTAACAATTCCGTTTTGGCTTAATATTCAAGCGGAGAAAGCCGGAGTCAATTTCAGTCAGACCTTACAAGACGCATTGTGCAAAAAACTGAATGTCGTTGTTTGA
- a CDS encoding type II toxin-antitoxin system HicA family toxin encodes MKPFKLTVKNGRELVSIKGSHHKLTKSGKTVSVPVHGKDVKKGLLGALLKETGLEVKK; translated from the coding sequence ATAAAACCTTTTAAACTTACTGTAAAAAACGGTCGGGAGTTGGTATCGATAAAAGGCAGCCATCATAAACTTACAAAAAGCGGAAAAACCGTTTCGGTTCCCGTACACGGTAAAGATGTCAAGAAAGGTCTTTTAGGGGCACTTCTGAAAGAAACCGGTTTGGAGGTAAAGAAATGA
- a CDS encoding dihydrolipoamide acetyltransferase family protein, producing MAHVLIMPRQGNTVESCIIVEWKKKEGDTVDAETVVCEVETDKATFEVPAGEAGTILKILYAEGDDVPVLQPIMVVGKPGEKWEDSVKAPPQTEAPKETQTASEPASAAGEPVTDAPAVSSAAEKTQAEKTAPAAPSAAPGAHLAISPRARAAAFKEAVDVRTLSGSGAEGRIIEADVLRAAAERPPLTAAAKEALRSGGSLPAAGSGIGGRVTLADIQAVADGSAAAFAPASGMSAGADRALAACAAADEYTDTPIKGIRKVIAERMMNSLATAAQFTLNASAEAVRMQALRERFKASDPAMGLSKVTVNDLVLFLVSRLLKEFPFLNGVKTNGAIRLYKNVHLGMAVDTPRGLMVPVIRNADRMSLAQISAQAKQLAADCQAGSISPDLLSGSTFTVTNLGNTGIESFTPVINAPEIAILGVCGIQPKPAADGQGGYAILPHLSFSLTIDHAVVDGAPAAKFVKALCAALKDIDIWIAK from the coding sequence ATGGCGCATGTTTTGATTATGCCCCGGCAGGGTAACACTGTAGAATCCTGCATTATCGTGGAATGGAAAAAGAAAGAAGGCGATACGGTCGATGCGGAAACGGTCGTATGTGAAGTCGAAACGGATAAAGCGACGTTTGAAGTTCCGGCCGGAGAAGCGGGAACTATTTTAAAGATTTTATATGCGGAAGGCGACGACGTTCCCGTTTTGCAGCCGATTATGGTTGTCGGAAAGCCCGGCGAAAAATGGGAAGATTCGGTAAAAGCGCCGCCTCAGACCGAAGCGCCGAAAGAAACGCAAACGGCTTCTGAACCCGCGTCGGCGGCAGGAGAACCTGTAACCGATGCACCGGCGGTAAGCTCGGCTGCGGAAAAAACACAAGCCGAAAAGACCGCGCCTGCCGCCCCCTCGGCGGCACCCGGCGCACATTTGGCAATTTCGCCGCGGGCGCGCGCAGCAGCATTTAAAGAAGCCGTCGACGTGCGCACTTTAAGCGGAAGCGGTGCCGAAGGGCGTATTATAGAAGCGGATGTGCTGCGCGCGGCAGCCGAAAGGCCGCCGCTTACGGCTGCGGCAAAAGAAGCGCTGCGTTCGGGCGGTTCGCTCCCGGCAGCCGGAAGCGGCATCGGCGGGCGCGTTACGCTTGCCGACATTCAGGCGGTTGCCGACGGAAGTGCGGCAGCCTTTGCGCCGGCCTCGGGCATGAGCGCAGGAGCGGACAGGGCGCTTGCAGCCTGCGCGGCGGCCGACGAATACACGGATACGCCGATTAAAGGCATACGAAAAGTTATTGCCGAGCGCATGATGAACTCTTTGGCGACGGCCGCTCAGTTCACCTTAAATGCAAGCGCCGAAGCGGTCCGTATGCAGGCACTTCGGGAACGCTTTAAGGCAAGCGATCCGGCGATGGGTTTATCGAAGGTAACCGTAAACGATTTGGTGTTGTTCCTCGTTTCCCGCCTGCTCAAAGAATTCCCCTTCTTAAACGGCGTAAAAACAAACGGCGCGATCCGTCTGTATAAAAACGTTCACTTGGGTATGGCTGTGGACACGCCGCGCGGTCTTATGGTTCCGGTCATCCGCAACGCCGATCGAATGTCGCTCGCGCAAATATCCGCTCAGGCAAAACAGCTTGCCGCCGACTGCCAAGCCGGTTCGATAAGTCCCGACCTCTTAAGCGGCTCGACCTTCACCGTAACCAATTTGGGTAATACGGGAATCGAAAGCTTTACGCCCGTCATCAATGCGCCGGAAATCGCTATTTTAGGCGTGTGCGGCATTCAGCCCAAGCCCGCCGCCGACGGACAGGGCGGCTATGCGATACTGCCCCATCTTTCGTTCAGTTTAACCATAGACCACGCGGTTGTGGACGGCGCTCCTGCGGCAAAATTCGTAAAAGCATTGTGCGCAGCCTTAAAAGACATTGATATTTGGATTGCCAAATAA
- a CDS encoding PHP domain-containing protein has protein sequence MNDYGKINDSKLSGEKRVAALKAWLEKNGKNLPPLNVQTNNHIHTVYSFSPYTPAMAALKAREAGLAVAGSVDHDSVSAAEEMTEACGLLGIGVVTGFEVRVSFKHTRFADVKLNNPDSKGIAYMTVQGIPASKRKLAALFLQPICKARKKRNIAMTASLNEIITEAGLKPLSYEKDIEPLSKSDEGGSVTERHILYALAHRFIDTYGTGEELLKNLKARFNLYIGGKTAERLADASNPHYEYDLLGVLKSEFLPRIFIQPDSSECIPAETVTAFAQAIGAVPAYAYLGDITESPTGDKKAEKFEDDFLDDLFPVLKELGYLAVTYMPPRNTKQQLLRLRKLCEKYGFMEISGVDINSSRQDFSCPELLEKEFENLIDATWALAAHEKLASYKNEYGLFSAENPLAHEALAKRLAVYADLGKKLKPAGTLSAEQAALSLTEER, from the coding sequence ATGAACGATTACGGAAAAATAAACGATTCCAAACTGTCCGGCGAAAAACGGGTTGCCGCGCTCAAAGCATGGCTCGAAAAAAACGGTAAAAACCTTCCCCCGCTGAATGTCCAGACAAACAATCACATTCATACCGTGTACAGCTTCAGCCCCTACACGCCGGCAATGGCCGCTTTAAAAGCGCGCGAAGCGGGCCTTGCGGTTGCAGGTTCCGTCGACCATGATTCCGTATCGGCAGCCGAAGAAATGACCGAAGCTTGCGGCCTTTTGGGCATCGGAGTCGTTACGGGCTTTGAAGTGCGCGTAAGTTTTAAACATACGCGTTTTGCCGACGTAAAACTGAACAATCCCGATTCCAAGGGCATTGCATACATGACGGTGCAGGGCATTCCCGCATCGAAAAGAAAACTCGCCGCTTTATTTTTGCAGCCGATTTGCAAAGCGCGCAAAAAGCGCAATATCGCGATGACCGCTTCTTTAAACGAAATTATCACGGAAGCCGGTCTTAAGCCGCTGTCGTATGAAAAAGACATAGAGCCCTTGTCAAAATCCGACGAAGGAGGAAGCGTTACCGAACGGCATATTTTATACGCGCTCGCGCACCGTTTTATCGACACTTACGGAACGGGCGAAGAACTTCTAAAGAATTTAAAAGCGCGCTTTAATTTGTACATCGGCGGAAAAACCGCGGAGCGCCTCGCCGACGCTTCAAATCCGCATTATGAGTACGATTTACTCGGCGTGTTAAAAAGCGAATTTTTGCCGCGCATCTTTATTCAGCCCGACAGCAGCGAATGCATTCCGGCCGAAACCGTTACCGCGTTTGCCCAAGCGATAGGAGCCGTTCCCGCATACGCATATTTGGGTGACATAACCGAGTCGCCTACCGGCGACAAAAAAGCCGAAAAATTCGAAGACGATTTTTTGGACGATTTATTCCCCGTGCTCAAAGAGCTGGGCTACCTTGCCGTAACGTACATGCCGCCGCGCAACACAAAGCAGCAGCTTTTGCGCTTGCGCAAATTGTGCGAAAAATACGGTTTTATGGAAATATCCGGCGTCGACATAAACAGTTCACGACAGGATTTTTCGTGTCCCGAATTGCTCGAAAAAGAATTCGAAAACCTTATCGACGCGACATGGGCTTTGGCGGCGCATGAAAAACTTGCCTCATACAAAAACGAATACGGCTTGTTTTCCGCCGAAAATCCTTTGGCGCACGAAGCGCTTGCCAAGCGCCTTGCCGTATATGCCGACTTGGGCAAAAAACTTAAACCGGCGGGAACGCTGAGCGCCGAACAGGCGGCTTTATCATTAACGGAGGAGCGATAA
- a CDS encoding DeoR/GlpR family DNA-binding transcription regulator: MIQELSEREHSILNRLMVQGAVSVADLSSELAVSEVTIRSDLSSLEERGLLSRTHGGALPSIHPHIFQRQNMNIEEKHRIAKAAADLVEDGDAIMIEAGTTTSLLPRYLAGKRDILIITNSIPAFESAKSNPALKITLVGGEFRDSTDSFVGRITLDTIRRFNVRCAFVGTDGFSLKSGITTHLIEGGDVISVMRERAENLVLLADSSKYGKTGVVTILPLSQINTLITDTGLPDAAKEELNQIPLHIIAC, from the coding sequence ATGATTCAGGAATTATCAGAACGCGAACACAGTATTTTGAACCGTCTTATGGTACAGGGTGCGGTTTCCGTTGCCGATCTGAGCTCCGAGCTTGCGGTATCCGAAGTAACGATCCGTTCCGATTTAAGCAGTTTGGAAGAGCGCGGTCTTTTAAGCCGTACTCACGGCGGTGCGCTTCCGTCCATCCACCCGCATATTTTTCAGCGGCAAAACATGAACATCGAAGAAAAGCACCGCATCGCCAAAGCCGCCGCCGACTTGGTGGAAGACGGGGACGCAATCATGATTGAAGCGGGAACGACGACTTCGCTTTTGCCGCGCTATTTGGCGGGAAAAAGGGATATCCTTATCATCACCAATTCGATTCCCGCGTTCGAGTCGGCCAAGTCGAACCCGGCGCTGAAAATAACCCTGGTCGGCGGGGAATTCCGCGACAGCACGGATTCCTTTGTCGGAAGGATCACGCTCGATACGATCCGCCGTTTTAACGTGCGCTGCGCCTTCGTCGGTACCGACGGCTTCAGTTTAAAGTCCGGGATTACGACGCATTTAATTGAAGGCGGCGATGTTATTTCGGTTATGCGCGAACGCGCGGAAAATCTCGTGCTTTTGGCGGATTCGTCAAAATACGGAAAAACGGGCGTCGTAACGATTTTGCCCTTGTCGCAAATAAACACGCTGATTACCGACACGGGCTTGCCCGATGCGGCAAAAGAAGAATTAAACCAAATTCCCCTGCACATTATTGCGTGCTGA
- a CDS encoding iron-containing alcohol dehydrogenase, whose product MGVMNFSVPREIIYGEKAMEHLAKLKGKKAAIVTGGSSMKKFGFLDKAVKLLKKAGIESIIIDGVEPNPSVKTVLEGGKKMKAFGPDWIVAVGGGSALDAAKVMWCFYEHPNITFKDIIKPGSMPPLRNKARLICIPSTSGTASEITAFSVITDTDNHIKYPIVAADMVPDIAILDPALPACMPPHITANTGMDVFAHAIEAFASTAATSFTDPYAIEALRLVIGNLPTAYADGKNIEARINMHNASCLAGMAFTNASLGLVHSLAHKIGGEFGVTHGLANAILLPYIIDFNRKFSDKYDLAEKRLGVKDIAETVRKLNKKLNIPLTFKDCTEVDFSEDKFKKVLDRMSKNAHGDPCTLTNPGKPTVADVKMIYESAYYGKKIN is encoded by the coding sequence ATGGGCGTTATGAATTTTTCGGTGCCGAGAGAGATTATCTACGGCGAAAAAGCGATGGAACATTTGGCAAAATTAAAAGGCAAAAAGGCCGCTATCGTTACCGGCGGCAGTTCCATGAAAAAATTCGGCTTTCTTGACAAAGCGGTAAAGCTGCTTAAAAAAGCCGGAATCGAATCGATCATTATCGACGGAGTGGAGCCGAATCCGTCGGTTAAAACCGTCCTTGAAGGCGGCAAAAAAATGAAAGCCTTCGGCCCGGACTGGATTGTAGCAGTCGGCGGCGGTTCCGCATTGGATGCGGCAAAGGTTATGTGGTGCTTTTACGAACACCCGAATATTACTTTTAAAGACATTATAAAACCCGGCTCGATGCCGCCCTTGCGCAATAAGGCAAGGCTTATCTGCATTCCGTCGACAAGCGGAACCGCCAGTGAAATTACGGCTTTTTCAGTTATCACCGACACGGACAATCACATCAAATACCCGATCGTAGCGGCCGATATGGTTCCCGATATTGCGATTTTGGATCCCGCACTGCCCGCCTGCATGCCGCCGCACATTACGGCAAACACCGGTATGGACGTTTTCGCACATGCAATCGAAGCGTTTGCATCTACGGCCGCGACATCCTTTACCGACCCCTATGCAATCGAAGCGCTGCGCCTCGTTATCGGCAATTTGCCGACCGCCTATGCCGACGGAAAAAATATTGAAGCGCGCATAAACATGCACAACGCATCCTGCTTAGCCGGCATGGCTTTTACGAACGCCTCGCTCGGTTTGGTTCACTCGCTCGCGCATAAAATCGGCGGCGAATTCGGTGTTACGCACGGCTTGGCAAACGCGATTCTTTTGCCCTACATTATCGACTTTAACCGCAAATTCTCGGATAAATACGATTTGGCCGAAAAGCGGCTGGGAGTAAAAGACATCGCCGAAACCGTGCGCAAATTGAACAAAAAACTCAATATTCCGTTGACATTTAAAGACTGCACCGAAGTCGATTTCAGCGAAGACAAATTCAAAAAAGTGCTGGACAGGATGAGCAAAAACGCCCACGGCGATCCGTGTACGCTTACCAATCCCGGAAAGCCGACGGTTGCCGACGTAAAAATGATTTACGAAAGCGCATACTACGGCAAAAAAATCAACTGA
- the lpdA gene encoding dihydrolipoyl dehydrogenase has product MYDVIIIGGGPGGYLAAERLAQRKKQVLLIEKQYLGGTCLNVGCIPTKTLLNSAKHYLHAQEAPQFGVHADNIRFDMGEMAAWKKKTVETLCSGVASLMKRLKVDVVMGTGELVAAGKVKVAETGEVHEAKAVIIAAGSIPAMPPIPGTKDNKKLLDSTALLELTQVPENLCVIGGGVIGIEFASLFGTLGSKVTVIEMMDEIIPPMDKELAPLLRKHLKNTEFRLGCRVEKLDGGTVFYKTKEGKDESVKADIVLMAVGRKCQTESWNGKAAGIDITPKGVAVDEHMRTNVSGVWAIGDVNGKSMLAHSAYRMAEVAVNDICSVLDGTPNRDRMRYDAVPWVVYSIPEASGCGITEQEARAKNIAVKTATVPMIVSGRFVAENGVKAAGTVKVIADEKNGRILGVHILGSYASEMIWGASALIENEMRVEDVKQLIFPHPTVCEAIREAVWAL; this is encoded by the coding sequence ATGTATGATGTAATTATAATCGGAGGCGGACCGGGCGGTTATCTTGCCGCCGAAAGGCTCGCGCAGCGGAAAAAACAGGTTTTGCTCATCGAAAAACAGTATCTGGGCGGAACCTGTTTGAATGTCGGCTGCATTCCCACAAAAACGCTTTTGAATTCGGCAAAGCATTACCTGCACGCGCAGGAAGCGCCCCAATTCGGCGTTCATGCCGATAACATCCGGTTCGACATGGGCGAAATGGCCGCATGGAAAAAGAAAACGGTCGAAACGCTGTGTTCCGGCGTCGCTTCGCTTATGAAGCGATTGAAAGTCGATGTCGTTATGGGAACGGGAGAACTTGTCGCGGCGGGAAAGGTAAAGGTTGCCGAAACGGGCGAAGTGCACGAAGCGAAAGCCGTCATCATTGCCGCAGGTTCGATTCCCGCAATGCCGCCGATTCCCGGCACAAAGGACAATAAAAAACTGTTGGATTCGACCGCGCTTTTGGAACTGACACAGGTTCCCGAAAACCTGTGCGTTATCGGCGGCGGCGTTATCGGTATTGAATTTGCAAGCTTGTTCGGAACGCTCGGCAGCAAGGTAACGGTTATCGAAATGATGGACGAAATAATTCCGCCGATGGACAAAGAGCTTGCGCCGCTTTTGCGCAAACATCTTAAAAACACCGAATTCCGTTTGGGCTGCCGCGTCGAAAAACTCGACGGCGGAACCGTCTTTTATAAAACAAAAGAAGGCAAAGACGAATCCGTAAAAGCGGACATCGTCCTTATGGCCGTCGGGCGCAAATGCCAAACCGAAAGCTGGAACGGCAAAGCTGCCGGAATCGACATAACGCCCAAAGGCGTCGCGGTAGACGAGCACATGCGCACGAATGTGAGCGGCGTATGGGCAATCGGGGACGTAAACGGCAAAAGCATGCTTGCGCACTCGGCGTACCGCATGGCCGAAGTCGCCGTCAACGACATTTGTTCCGTTTTGGACGGAACGCCGAACCGCGACCGCATGAGATACGATGCCGTTCCGTGGGTTGTCTATTCCATACCCGAAGCGTCCGGCTGCGGCATAACCGAACAGGAAGCGCGTGCCAAAAACATCGCTGTAAAAACGGCGACCGTGCCGATGATCGTTTCGGGACGCTTTGTCGCCGAAAACGGCGTAAAAGCCGCCGGAACGGTAAAAGTGATTGCGGATGAAAAAAACGGCCGCATCCTCGGCGTTCATATTTTGGGCTCCTATGCTTCCGAAATGATTTGGGGAGCTTCGGCCCTTATCGAAAACGAAATGCGCGTAGAAGACGTCAAGCAATTGATCTTCCCGCATCCGACCGTATGCGAAGCAATCCGCGAAGCGGTGTGGGCTTTATAA